In one window of Myxocyprinus asiaticus isolate MX2 ecotype Aquarium Trade chromosome 43, UBuf_Myxa_2, whole genome shotgun sequence DNA:
- the apc gene encoding adenomatous polyposis coli protein isoform X5: protein MAELEKEEKEKDWYYAQLQNLTKRIDSLPLTENFSLQTDMTRRQLEYEARQIRAAMEEQLGTCQDMEKRAQVRVARIQQIEKDMLRIRTRLQTHSADSEVKHEPVTQTEGANASGDAGGGSAACPQSSSSRVDHDTVSEMSSTGSYSVPRRLTSHLGTKVEMVYSLLSMLGTHDKDDMSRTLLAMSSSQDSCIAMRQSGCLPLLIQLLHGNDKDSVLLGNSRGSKEARARASAALHNIIHSQPDDKRGRREIRVLHLLEQIRAYCETCWEWQESHERGVDQDKNPMPSPVEHQICPAVCVLMKLSFDEEHRHAMNELGGLQAIGELLQVDCEIYGLTNDHYSVTLRRYAGMGLTNLTFGDVANKATLCSMKGCMRAMVAQLKSESEDLQQVQLLGNACQGSTLNISRTEIYRLLLQVIASVLRNLSWRADVNSKKILREVGSVRALMECALEVQKESTLKSVLSALWNLSAHCTENKADICTVPGALAFLVSTLTYRSQTNTLAIIESGGGILRNVSSLIATNEEHRQILRENSCLQTLLQHLKSHSLTIVSNSCGTLWNLSARNAKDQEALWDMGAVSMLKNLIHSKHKMIAMGSAAALRNLMANRPVKYKDANIMSPGSSLPSLHVRKQKALIEELDAQHLSETFDNIDNLSPKASHRAKPRHKHNVYGDYDGVCRSDGYSPNGVSVRSPYMNTPVLSSPSSRDNRGNAENVRAERDRSLDRERRGFHPDPEPAKRMLQIPTTAAQIAVVMEEVQSMHLSMDDRTAGSMPDPHAVQDDMIRRQTAVHSHQNIYSYSKTDPSGRPCPVPKLEYRASNDSLNSVNSTDGYGKRGQMKPSADLYSEDDEGKCCIYRKYPADLAHKIHNANHMEDDDGDVDTPINYSLKYSDEQLNSGRQSPSQNERWARPKLLDDEMKRPDQKPPRSQSPGYPMYTEGSSDGEDKLKKYQPRFVQQDMPGFRSRGSSEQINSSSSHGLNKKMSQNLCAVDDYTDDKPTNYSERYSEEEQLNEQTSNYSIKYNEDHHVEQPIDYSLKYSDASSKKAMFSHSKPSSTQSSVKDHLSQHSSSTVASIKNQGRQKQLHLSTAQSRSVPSRAVQKNPTCKAPTINQETLQTYCVEDTPICFSRGSSLSSLSSEEDEMEICKRNVSATNYPALPISEKESHSSIVPDQHTAESQSSVNYGRMKPPRHQGHLGHGDGPRHHKTVEFSSGSKSPSKSGAQTPKSPPEHYVQETPLMFSRCTSVSSLDSFESHSIASSVQSEPCSGMVSGIISPSDLPDSPGQTMPPSRSKTPPPPPPRSSSVKQKSTVPPHSEKQDLAPRHTVVNAAVQKVQVLPDNDTLLHFATESTPDGFSCASSLSALSLDEPFIPKDVELKIMPPVHEDDHSNEVELENEDIEEPKVQEKPPSTSEAGKDMLDDSDDDDDIGILEACINSAMPTKSSRKPKKQSPTTTSGIPPPVVRKPSQLPVYKLLPPQSRGQQQKHVTIAHGEEMPRVYCVEGTPINFSTATSLSDLTIDSPPNELAGLESTASHAEASGPRRDILPEGRSAESKDTSISSPTQSALAENEGDDILAECINSAMPKGKIHKQFRMQKMSDQAQNPSTAPGSLVQQDLERKKPTSPVKPMPQSSEYRARMLKRSEAPYCMPEAVSYPDKNKETKKPEPKVVTREYRDKPANAVERARPGFAFDSPHHYTPIEGTPYCFSRNDSLSSLDFEDDDLDLSKEKAELRKDKEQRKVPPLKCSVDQPVSTNRIPAFQTAPTKPFHKPGSFQQAPKENTVAVCDEKQKFSIEDTPVCFSRNSSLSSLSDIDQENNNKDCSHKDDETQIEVPRPPASGYAPKAFHVEDTPVCFSRNSSLSSLSIDSEDDLLQECISSAMPKKKKQPLRNRAEEPGVKEEKSMLADGILSEEPDLILDLTDTHSPISEQALSPDSESFDWKAIQEGANSIVSSLHQAAASLSRQGSSDSDSILSLKSGISIGSPFHLPLNQDDNKPAANKGPRILKPGEKSTLEAKKKDEESAKSLKGGKKVYKSLITGKPRPSLETMSSQYRQAQAPVISRGRTMIHVPGVRSSSPSTSPVPKKPPPRGQMSKPPSQAPGPGNSQRTMKVPASSEPSPARDPPSAQGGSSKASSRSGSRDSTPSRPVQQSLTRPMQSPGRASVSPGRNGLSPSNKLSQLPRTASPGAASTKSSGSGRMAYTSPGRQLGQQMPTKQSGLPRSTSGIPRSESASKSLNQCGGTGPSKKAELSRMSSTKSSGSESDRSEKPGLVRQSTFIKEAPSPTLKRKLEESASFESLSPSSPSQSQTPVSSPSLPDMSLSLPYQGSGWRKSHHYQNTAENGDGKSLRRHDISRSHSESPSRLPINRTGTWKREHSKHSTSLPRVGTWKRTGSSSSILSASSESSEKGRSEDERQPTNPPQKLGKEGGLERKGTWRKTKESENAPSMKLDLTDLTGDAAHLMGASKMEDVWVRIEDCPINNPRSSKSPTGNTPPVIDSQSTKGLPCDRDSSESQLKQPLANENAPLCHLGSETNLNLLRSSESLDKKVTDIKPTPSNPNTGTEIHEFPVAERTPFSSCNSSKHSSPSGAVAARVSPFNYTPSPRKSSSDSTTPRPSQIPTPVTSNVKMRDTKGDTTESGSYIVTSV from the exons GTCAAGCATGAACCGGTGACCCAAACCGAAGGTGCAAATGCGTCCGGGGATGCTGGCGGCGGTAGTGCAGCTTGCCCGCAG AGCTCAAGTTCTCGAGTCGATCACGACACAGTCAGTGAGATGAGCAGTACTGGAAGTTACTCTGTCCCACGACGATTGACAAGTCATCTTGGCACTAAG GTTGAAATGGTGTACTCTCTGCTGTCCATGCTGGGGACTCATGATAAAGACGACATGTCTCGGACGCTCCTGGCCATGTCGAGTTCCCAGGACAGCTGCATTGCCATGCGTCAGTCCGGGTGCCTGCCGCTGCTCATCCAGCTTCTACATGGCAATGACAAGGACTCTGTGTTGCTTGGAAATTCTCGGGGCAGCAAAGAGGCCCGGGCGAGGGCTAGCGCCGCCCTGCATAACATTATCCATTCACAGCCCGATGACAAGCGCGGCCGACGGGAGATCCGGGTGCTCCACCTACTGGAGCAGATCAGGGCATACTGCGAGACCTGCTGGGAGTGGCAAGAGAGTCATGAGCGTGGCGTAGACCAGGACAAGAACCCAA TGCCTTCTCCTGTCGAGCATCAGATTTGTCCAGCAGTTTGTGTTCTCATGAAGCTGTCCTTTGATGAAGAACACAGGCATGCGATGAATGAGCTTG GTGGTCTTCAGGCGATTGGAGAGCTGCTGCAAGTAGACTGTGAGATTTACGGTCTTACGAATGATCACTACAGTGTCACACTCAGAAGATATGCTGGGATGGGTCTCACTAATCTTACCTTTGGGGATGTAGCAAACAAG GCTACGCTTTGTTCCATGAAAGGTTGCATGAGGGCCATGGTGGCTCAACTGAAGTCAGAAAGTGAGGACTTACAGCAGGTACAACTGTTAGGAAATGCTTGCCAGGGTAGCACATTAAATATTTCACGCACTGAGATATACCGCCTACTTCTTCAGGTAATTGCGAGTGTTTTGAGGAATCTGTCATGGCGAGCTGATGTCAACAGTAAGAAGATCTTGCGAGAAGTCGGTAGTGTTAGGGCCCTGATGGAGTGTGCCTTAGAAGTTCAAAAG GAATCCACATTAAAAAGTGTCCTGAGTGCCCTTTGGAACCTATCAGCTCATTGCACTGAAAACAAAGCTGATATCTGTACCGTTCCAGGAGCTTTGGCCTTTTTAGTGAGCACTCTAACATACAGAAGCCAAACCAACACCCTTGCCATAATAGAAAGTGGTGGTGGTATCCTGAGAAACGTGTCAAGCCTTATCGCCACAAATGAAGAGCACAG GCAAATATTGAGGGAAAACAGCTGTCTGCAGACTCTTCTTCAGCACCTTAAATCACACAGTCTGACAATAGTGAGCAACTCCTGTGGAACACTGTGGAATCTCTCTGCCCGCAATGCAAAAGATCAGGAGGCATTATGGGACATGGGTGCAGTTAGCATGCTGAAGAACCTCATTCACTCCAAACACAAGATGATAGCTATGGGAAGTGCAGCTGCTTTGAGAAACCTCATGGCCAATCGGCCTGTGAAATATAAGGATGCTAACATAATGTCTCCTGGATCAAGTTTGCCTTCCCTCCATGTAAGAAAACAGAAAGCACTAATTGAAGAACTTGATGCACAGCACCTCTCTGAAACCTTTGATAATATTGACAATTTGAGCCCAAAGGCCTCTCACAGGGCCAAGCCAAGACACAAGCATAATGTCTATGGTGACTATGATGGTGTCTGTAGGTCAGACGGTTATAGCCCTAACGGAGTCAGTGTTCGCTCACCTTATATGAACACCCCAGTCCTCTCAAGTCCATCCTCTCGAGACAATAGAGGAAATGCAGAAAATGTCCGAGCCGAGAGGGACAGAAGTCTAGATCGGGAGCGAAGGGGGTTCCATCCAGATCCTGAGCCTGCCAAGCGAATGCTACAGATACCTACAACTGCAGCTCAAATTGCAGTTGTTATGGAGGAAGTGCAGAGCATGCACTTAAGTATGGACGATAGAACTGCAGGATCCATGCCAGACCCTCACGCAGTGCAAGATGACATGATCAGACGTCAGACTGCTGTGCATAGCCACCAAAACATTTATAGCTACAGCAAAACTGACCCATCAGGAAGACCGTGTCCAGTGCCCAAACTGGAGTACAGAGCATCTAATGACAGTCTGAATAGTGTCAACAGCACTGATGGCTATGGTAAAAGGGGTCAAATGAAGCCATCAGCAGACTTGTACTCGGAAGATGATGAAGGCAAATGCTGCATCTACAGAAAATATCCAGCAGATCTTGCCCATAAAATACACAATGCAAATCACATGGAAGATGATGATGGAGATGTGGACACACCTATCAACTACAGTTTGAAGTATTCAGATGAACAACTCAACTCTGGTCGACAAAGCCCAAGCCAGAATGAAAGGTGGGCAAGGCCCAAGCTCCTTGATGATGAAATGAAACGGCCTGATCAGAAACCACCAAGATCCCAAAGCCCCGGGTACCCCATGTACACTGAAGGCAGTAGTGATGGAGAAGACAAACTCAAAAAGTACCAGCCCAGGTTTGTGCAACAGGACATGCCTGGATTTAGATCCAGGGGCTCCAGTGAACAAATTAACAGTAGCTCCAGCCATGGACTTAACAAAAAGATGTCTCAAAACCTCTGCGCAGTTGATGATTATACAGATGACAAACCAACAAACTACAGTGAGCGCTATTCAGAGGAAGAACAGCTCAATGAACAAACTTCAAATTACAGCATTAAATACAATGAGGATCACCATGTAGAACAGCCAATTgattacagtttgaaatattcTGATGCTTCCTCCAAGAAGGCCATGTTTAGTCATTCAAAGCCATCTTCTACCCAGAGCTCTGTCAAAGACCATTTAAGCCAACATAGTTCCTCCACTGTGGCATCCATAAAGAATCAGGGTAGGCAAAAACAGCTTCACCTATCTACTGCACAAAGCAGATCAGTACCATCTAGAGCAGTTCAGAAGAACCCAACCTGCAAGGCTCCTACAATAAATCAAGAAACATTACAGACATATTGTGTGGAGGACACTCCCATATGTTTCTCACGTGGTAGCTCTTTATCATCATTGTCCTCAGAAGAAGATGAAATGGAAATCTGCAAGCGTAATGTCTCAGCCACTAACTACCCAGCTCTGCCTATATCAGAAAAGGAATCCCATAGTAGCATTGTGCCAGACCAACACACTGCTGAGAGCCAGTCATCTGTGAATTATGGCCGCATGAAACCCCCAAGACATCAGGGACACTTAGGACATGGAGATGGCCCCAGGCATCACAAAACAGTGGAATTTTCATCAGGTTCTAAATCGCCATCCAAAAGTGGTGCCCAAACACCCAAAAGTCCCCCTGAACATTATGTACAAGAGACTCCTCTCATGTTCAGCAGATGTACATCTGTCAGCTCCCTTGACAGTTTTGAGAGCCATTCCATTGCAAGTTCTGTGCAAAGTGAGCCATGCAGTGGGATGGTCAGTGGAATTATCAGCCCAAGTGATCTGCCTGATAGCCCTGGACAAACGATGCCTCCAAGCCGTAGCAAGACACCACCACCTCCACCACCACGATCCtcatctgtaaaacaaaaatcTACAGTGCCACCCCACTCTGAAAAACAGGATTTGGCTCCTAGGCATACAGTTGTTAACGCTGCTGTACAGAAAGTGCAGGTTCTGCCAGATAATGATACTCTTTTACATTTTGCCACAGAAAGCACTCCAGATGGCTTCTCTTGTGCTTCAAGCCTTAGTGCATTAAGTTTAGATGAACCTTTTATTCCAAAAGATGTTGAGCTAAAGATAATGCCTCCAGTTCATGAAGATGACCATAGTAATGAGGTTGAGCTTGAGAACGAAGATATTGAAGAGCCAAAAGTTCAGGAGAAACCACCATCAACATCTGAAGCTGGGAAGGACATGTTAGATGACTCAGATGACGATGATGACATAGGGATTCTAGAGGCTTGCATTAATTCAGCAATGCCAACAAAATCATCACGAAAACCCAAAAAGCAATCACCCACAACCACTTCAGGAATACCCCCACCTGTGGTTCGTAAACCAAGTCAGCTCCCCGTTTATAAATTGTTGCCTCCACAAAGTAGAGGACAACAGCAGAAACATGTAACCATAGCTCATGGTGAGGAAATGCCACGGGTGTACTGTGTTGAGGGAACGCCCATTAACTTTTCCACAGCAACATCTCTCAGTGATCTAACTATAGATTCACCCCCAAATGAGTTGGCAGGTCTTGAAAGTACAGCTTCCCATGCCGAAGCATCTGGTCCAAGACGAGATATTCTACCTGAGGGGAGAAGTGCAGAGTCTAAAGATACTAGTATATCGTCTCCCACACAATCTGCTCTGGCTGAGAATGAAGGAGATGATATTCTGGCAGAGTGCATCAATTCTGCAATGCCCAAAGGCAAAATTCACAAGCAATTCAGAATGCAGAAGATGTCTGATCAGGCTCAGAATCCATCTACTGCCCCTGGCAGTTTAGTTCAGCAAGACTTGGAAAGGAAAAAGCCTACTTCTCCTGTAAAACCCATGCCACAAAGCAGTGAGTACAGAGCAAGAATGCTCAAACGGTCAGAGGCTCCTTATTGCATGCCAGAAGCGGTATCATATCcagataaaaacaaagaaaccaaaAAGCCAGAGCCCAAAGTAGTCACAAGAGAGTACAGAGATAAGCCTGCTAATGCTGTGGAGAGAGCACGTCCCGGGTTTGCCTTTGACTCTCCGCATCATTACACACCAATAGAGGGCACACCTTATTGTTTCTCTCGCAATGATTCACTGAGTTCTCTTGATTTTGAGGATGATGATCTGGACTTGTCCAAGGAAAAGGCTGAGCTTCGAAAAGATAAAGAGCAAAGAAAAGTTCCACCTTTGAAATGCAGTGTAGATCAGCCAGTAAGCACCAACAGGATACCAGCATTTCAGACAGCTCCAACTAAACCTTTTCATAAACCAGGAAGTTTTCAACAAGCACCTAAAGAAAATACAGTAGCAGTGTGCGATGAAAAACAGAAGTTTTCAATTGAAGACACACCAGTATGtttctcaagaaactcatcaCTTAGCTCACTTAGTGACATTGaccaagaaaacaacaacaaagactGCTCACACAAAGATGATGAAACCCAGATCGAAGTACCGAGGCCACCAGCCTCTGGTTATGCACCAAAAGCCTTTCATGTGGAAGACACCCCTGTTTGTTTCTCTAGAAATAGTTCTCTTAGCTCTCTCAGTATTGATTCTGAAGATGACCTTCTACAAGAATGCATCAGTTCTGCAATgccaaagaaaaagaaacaaccaTTGAGAAATAGGGCTGAGGAACCAGGAGTTAAGGAAGAAAAAAGCATGTTGGCTGATGGCATTTTATCAGAAGAACCAGATCTTATATTAGatctcacagacactcacagtcCTATTTCAGAGCAAGCCTTATCACCAGACTCTGAATCATTTGACTGGAAAGCCATTCAAGAGGGTGCTAATTCTATTGTGAGTAGTCTTCATCAGGCTGCAGCCAGTCTCTCCAGACAAGGTTCCTCTGATTCAGACTCTATACTTTCTCTCAAATCTGGCATCTCCATTGGGTCACCTTTCCATCTTCCATTAAATCAAGATGACAATAAGCCTGCTGCAAACAAAGGGCCAAGAATACTAAAACCTGGTGAAAAAAGCACTTTAGAGGCAAAAAAGAAAGATGAGGAATCAGCTAAGAGCCTGAAAGGAGGAAAGAAAGTGTATAAAAGCCTAATCACAGGAAAACCCCGACCGAGTCTTGAAACCATGTCCTCTCAGTACAGGCAAGCTCAAGCACCCGTGATCTCCAGAGGGAGGACAATGATTCATGTTCCTGGTGTGAGAAGCAGCTCTCCTAGCACCAGTCCAGTTCCTAAAAAGCCCCCTCCACGTGGCCAGATGTCAAAACCACCATCCCAAGCACCAGGTCCCGGGAACTCTCAGAGAACCATGAAAGTCCCAGCAAGTTCTGAACCTAGTCCTGCCAGGGACCCACCATCTGCTCAAGGTGGATCTAGCAAAGCTTCATCTCGATCAGGGTCCAGAGACTCCACACCTTCTAGACCAGTTCAGCAATCTCTAACAAGGCCCATGCAGTCTCCTGGTCGTGCCTCCGTCTCACCGGGCAGGAACGGTCTTAGCCCCTCTAACAAATTATCTCAACTGCCTCGCACTGCCTCTCCCGGTGCAGCTTCAACGAAGTCATCGGGATCTGGCCGCATGGCTTACACTTCTCCAGGAAGACAACTGGGCCAGCAAATGCCAACAAAGCAGAGTGGTTTACCAAGAAGTACCAGTGGAATTCCTAGAAGTGAATCTGCCTCAAAAAGTCTAAACCAATGTGGAGGCACAGGCCCTTCAAAAAAGGCAGAATTGTCCAGAATGTCATCCACAAAGTCAAGTGGGAGTGAGTCAGACCGATCTGAAAAACCTGGACTTGTTCGACAGTCAACATTTATCAAAGAAGCCCCTAGTCCAACACTAAAAAGGAAATTAGAGGAGTCTGCTTCTTTTGAGTCCTTGTCTCCTTCCTCCCCAAGCCAATCACAGACACCAGTATCTAGTCCGTCCTTGCCAGATATGTCACTTAGTCTGCCCTACCAGGGAAGCGGATGGAGAAAGTCCCACCACTATCAAAACACTGCTGAGAACGGTGATGGTAAGTCACTCAGAAGACATGACATCTCCCGATCCCATTCAGAAAGCCCATCCAGGCTCCCAATCAACAGGACAGGGACATGGAAGAGGGAGCACAGCAAACATTCAACCTCTCTCCCAAGAGTTGGCACTTGGAAAAGAACAGGTAGCAGCTCTTCCATACTCTCTGCCTCTTCTGAGTCCAGTGAAAAGGGGAGAAGTGAGGATGAGCGGCAGCCCACTAATCCACCTCAGAAATTGGGCAAAGAAGGGGGCCTGGAACGGAAAGGAACATGGAGAAAAACGAAGGAGAGTGAAAATGCACCTTCTATGAAATTAGACTTAACAGATCTAACTGGTGATGCTGCTCATTTAATGGGTGCTTCTAAGATGGAAGATGTCTGGGTGAGAATTGAAGATTGTCCCATAAACAATCCAAGGTCTAGTAAATCACCCACAGGAAACACACCTCCTGTTATTGACAGTCAGTCAACCAAAGGGCTACCTTGTGACAGGGACTCGAGTGAATCACAATTAAAACAGCCACTAGCAAATGAGAATGCACCTCTGTGCCATCTGGGTTCAGAAACTAATCTGAATTTGCTCAGGAGTAGCGAGTCTCTTGATAAAAAAGTCACTGACATCAAACCTACACCAAGTAATCCAAACACTGGCACAGAGATCCATGAATTCCCTGTTGCTGAACGCACTCCATTTAGCTCTTGTAATTCAAGCAAACATAGCTCCCCTAGTGGTGCCGTGGCCGCTAGGGTAAGTCCTTTCAATTATACGCCAAGCCCCAGAAAGAGTAGTTCTGACAGCACAACACCTAGACCATCTCAAATCCCAACACCTGTTACTAGCAACGTAAAAATGAGAGACACTAAAGGAGACACGACTGAAAGTGGATCCTACATTGTCACCTCTGTGTAA